The Vitis riparia cultivar Riparia Gloire de Montpellier isolate 1030 chromosome 3, EGFV_Vit.rip_1.0, whole genome shotgun sequence genome includes a region encoding these proteins:
- the LOC117910889 gene encoding tRNA-dihydrouridine(47) synthase [NAD(P)(+)]-like → MDGSSVELVEEAKATERAEKTPEELVAKAIAPVKREFLRPPPLRPCNDVASDSKFTPSTFVKEKKSKRQLKRERRQEQKSALNICSEIAKTGNVNACPYNENCRFSHDLEAYKAQKPDDLEGSCPFTSAEGACPYGLACRFSGTHKDGVAAGNLNLHKKNSEINGLNKDVQKLLWKNKIRFPKADAKLKLLGLLGKANSKIKTFEDKGEGDLKVSNGTHATNDNSCGELVIDSDNKVEGSPKMPEEDDVEGFATDEPRPTKKIKSATNEECCTGNADNGASVQEKDLGKSCAQIEPESTTDNIFSESDGCLKLHPREKKLIDFREKLYLAPLTTVGNLPFRRVCKMLGADVTCGEMAMCTNLLQGQASEWALLRRHSAEDLFGVQICGAYPDTVARTVELIDQECEVDFIDINMGCPIDIVVNKGAGSALLTKPMRMKNIIEAASGIVDKPITVKVRTGFLEGRNRVDSLIADIGQWGANVVTIHGRSRQQRYSKLADWEYIYQCARKAPEALQVLGNGDIFSYLDWNKHKSGCPELSTCMIARGALVKPWIFTEIKEQRHWDISSGERLNILKDYVRCGLEHWGSDTKGVETTRHFMLEWLSYTYRYVPVGLLDVIPQQLNWRPPSYFGRDDLETLMASDSAADWIRISEMLLGKVPPGFSFAPKHKSNAYDRAENG, encoded by the exons ATGGACGGGTCGTCGGTAGAGCTCGTCGAAGAAGCGAAGGCTACAGAGAGAGCGGAGAAAACACCAGAAGAACTTGTCGCCAAGGCCATAGCTCCTGTGAAGAGAGAGTTCCTTCGTCCTCCGCCTCTCAGGCCTTGTAACGACGTTGCTTCGGACTCCAAGTTCACTCCTTCAACCTTCGTTAAGGAGAAGAAATCCAAACGCCAGCTCAAACGAGAACGCCGCCAG GAGCAAAAATCAGCCCTAAATATCTGTTCCGAGATTGCTAAGACAGGCAATGTTAATGCATGTCCTTATAATGAAAATTGCCGCTTCAGCCATGACTTGGAAGCCTACAAGGCTCAG AAACCAGATGATTTAGAGGGAAGCTGTCCCTTCACAAGTGCTGAAGGAGCATGCCCTTATGGTTTGGCTTGTAGATTTTCTGGTACCCATAAAGATGGTGTTGCTGCTGGAAATTTGAATCTTCATAAGAAAAACTCTGAAATTAATGGACTGAACAAAGATGTTCAGAAGCTTTTGTGGAAAAACAAGATAAGGTTCCCCAAGGCAGATGCTAAACTCAAACTTCTTGGTCTTCTG GGGAAGgccaattcaaaaattaaaacattcgAAGATAAAGGGGAAGGTGATCTGAAAGTTTCAAATGGTACTCATGCTACTAATGATAATAGTTGTGGTGAATTGGTCATTGACTCAGATAATAAAGTAGAGGGCTCTCCAAAAATGCCAGAAGAGGATGATGTTGAGGGATTTGCAACTGATGAACCTAGACCCacgaagaaaataaaatctgcAACTAATGAGGAGTGTTGCACTGGAAATGCAGATAATG GTGCATCTGTCCAGGAGAAAGATTTAGGGAAAAGCTGTGCCCAAATTGAACCAGAGTCAACAACTGATAATATTTTTTCTGAAAGTGATGGTTGTCTAAAATTGCACCCACGTGAGAAGAAGCTTATTGATTTTAGAGAAAAGTTGTATCTTGCACCTCTAACCACTGTTGGGAATCTTCCTTTCCGAAGGGTTTGCAAGATGTTGGGAGCGGATGTAACATGTGGGGAAATGGCAATGTGCACAAATCTCTTGcag GGTCAAGCTTCAGAATGGGCGCTGCTGAGGCGACATTCAGCAGAGGATTTGTTTGGCGTACAGATATGTGGGGCATATCCTGATACTGTGGCACGTACTGTTGAACTCATAGACCAGGAGTGTGAAGTGGACTTCATTGATATAAACATGGGCTGCCCAATAGATATTGTCGTTAACAAGGGTGCTGGGTCAGCTCTTCTTACAAAGCCAATGCGAATGAAAAACATTATAGAAGCAGCTTCTGGCATAGTGGACAAACCTATAACTGTCAAG GTGCGAACAGGTTTTTTAGAAGGGCGAAATCGAGTTGATTCATTAATTGCAGATATTGGCCAATGGGGAGCCAATGTGGTAACCATACATGGTCGTTCACGTCAGCAACGCTATAGCAAGCTTGCTGATTGGGAGTACATATATCAGTGCGCGAGAAAAGCCCCTGAAGCTCTGCAAGTCCTGGGAAATGGGGAcatcttttcatatttagacTGGAACAAGCACAAGTCAGGCTGTCCTGAGCTTTCTACATGCATGATTGCTCGAGGGGCTTTAGTTAAG CCTTGGATATTTACCGAAATCAAGGAACAGAGACACTGGGATATCAGTTCTGGGGAAaggttaaatattttgaaggaTTATGTTCGGTGTGGCCTTGAACATTGGGGTTCTGACACAAAAG GAGTTGAGACGACGAGGCATTTCATGCTGGAATGGCTTAGCTACACATACAGATACGTCCCTGTTGGTCTGTTAGATGTTATCCCACAACAGCTGAACTGGCGGCCACCCTCCTACTTTGGCCGCGATGACCTTGAGACTCTAATGGCCTCTGATTCTGCAGCTGACTGG ATTCGAATCTCTGAGATGTTGCTTGGCAAGGTTCCTCCAGGCTTCTCATTTGCACCAAAGCACAAATCCAATGCTTATGACAGAGCAGAAAACGGTTAA
- the LOC117911676 gene encoding protein BASIC PENTACYSTEINE4 isoform X1 — protein sequence MDDGGQRENGRHKLDYYKGPQNPWNMMPQHHLKEQNALAMNKKVVNILAERDNAIRERNIALSEKKAALEERDEALMQRDAAISERDNALLERDNAIAALRYRESVISIQRGTKRMDHPPNHAANGAEGSYNTREVHITDAFPISTIAADSVKSRKRTKENKAVSSKGLKPPRKGKKVNEDLNRQVTSDGLKIKSEWDSQDLGLNLVTFDESTMPVPVCSCTGVPRQCYKWGNGGWQSSCCTTTLSSYPLPQMPNKRHARMGGRKMSGSVFTRLLSRLAAEGHDLSMPLDLKDYWAKHGTNRYIIIK from the exons ATGGATGATGGTGGGCAGCGGGAAAATGGGAGACATAAACTGGATTATTATAAAGGACCACAGAATCCG TGGAATATGATGCCCCAGCATCATTTGAAGGAACAAAATGCCTTGGCAATGAATAAGAAGGTTGTGAACATTCTTGCTGAGAGGGATAATGCTATTCGAGAGCGGAATATAGCCCTATCTGAAAAGAAGGCAGCCTTGGAAGAGCGGGATGAGGCACTAATGCAACGAGATGCTGCAATCTCTGAGCGTGATAATGCCCTTCTGGAACGTGACAATGCTATTGCTGCCCTTCGATATCGAGAAAGTGTCATCTCAATTCAACGTGGAACAAAACGCATGGATCACCCCCCAAATCATGCAGCTAATGGAGCTGAAGGTTCTTACAACACCAGGGAAGTACACATAACTGATGCCTTTCCCATATCAACCATTGCTGCTGATTCTGTCAAGTCGCGCAAGCGAACAAAGGAGAACAAGGCGGTTTCTTCCAAGGGTCTAAAGCCACCAAGGAAGGGAAAGAAAGTGAATGAGGATTTGAACAGGCAGGTCACTTCTGATGGGTTGAAGATAAAGTCTGAGTGGGACAGTCAGGATCTGGGCTTGAATCTAGTCACTTTCGATGAATCCACCATGCCAGTGCCAGTCTGCTCATGTACTGGTGTCCCTCGACAGTGCTACAAATGGGGAAATGGAGGATGGCAATCATCTTGTTGCACAACCACCCTGTCGTCATACCCACTACCACAAATGCCCAACAAGCGCCATGCACGAATGGGTGGCAGGAAGATGAGTGGAAGTGTCTTTACAAGATTGCTCAGCCGACTGGCAGCAGAAGGTCATGATCTCTCAATGCCTCTGGATCTCAAGGACTACTGGGCCAAGCATGGGACAAATCGCTACATCATCATCAAGTAG
- the LOC117911178 gene encoding serine/threonine-protein kinase pakB isoform X3 codes for MSMNQLDIPQLNASSQIRAPMMRHFSPNFSGDSSKRHGFPPSHPHQIPPISPYSQIPVPRPANQQLVSQNFSPGPSHSRSLSQPSFFSLDSLPPLSPSPYRDSSSTSISDAVSADISMEDRDASSHSVLPPSPSPFSRGNSMRVGENLPPRKAHRRSNSDIPFGFSSIMQSSPPLIPLRGSGALERSMSGRDNNMAAAKPVQLVKRESTWERGGDSNAEGMGERKTEGEVVDDLLSAYMNLDNIDALNSSGTEEKNGTENREDLDSRASGTKTNGGDSSDNEAESSVNESGNSMQKLGTSSSAEKREGVKRSAGGDIAPTTRHYRSVSMDSFMGKMDFGDESPKLLPSPGTRPGQLSPSNSMDGNSATFSLEFGNGEFSGAELKKIMANEKLAEIALTDPKRAKRILANRQSAARSKERKMRYISELEHKVQTLQTEATTLSAQLTLLQRDSAGLTSQNNELKFRLQAMEQQAQLRDALNEALTAEVQRLKLATAELGGESQASKCLVPQLSVNPQMFHLHHQQPTQLNIHQLQQQQQQQHNQQQQQNGSTTTKHESNQ; via the exons ATGTCTATGAATCAACTTGATATACCTCAGTTGAATGCGTCATCTCAAATTCGTGCTCCAATGATGCGGCATTTTTCTCCGAATTTTAGTGGTGATAGTAGCAAGAGGCACGGTTTTCCGCCGTCTCATCCACACCAGATCCCACCCATTTCGCCGTATTCCCAGATCCCGGTGCCCCGGCCGGCGAATCAGCAGCTGGTTTCCCAGAATTTCAGCCCGGGACCGTCTCATTCACGATCTTTATCACAGCCGTCATTCTTCTCGCTGGACTCCTTGCCCCCCTTGAGTCCATCCCCCTATCGGGACTCATCATCGACTTCAATTTCTGATGCGGTTTCTGCTGATATCTCAATGGAGGATCGGGATGCGAGCTCGCACTCTGTGCTCCCTCCATCACCATCACCATTTTCCAGGGGCAATTCTATGAGGGTCGGTGAGAATCTTCCTCCTCGGAAGGCACATAGGCGGTCCAATAGTGATATCCCCTTTGGGTTTTCTTCGATTATGCAATCCTCGCCGCCTCTTATTCCATTAAGGGGTTCAGGTGCTTTGGAGCGGTCCATGTCAGGTAGAGATAATAATATGGCGGCAGCAAAGCCAGTTCAATTGGTTAAAAGAGAATCCACTTGGGAGAGAGGTGGTGATAGCAATGCAGAGGGGATGGGTGAGAGGAAAACAGAAGGTGAAGTTGTTGACGATTTGCTCTCGGCATATATGAATTTGGACAACATTGATGCGTTAAACTCTTCCGGTACTGAGGAGAAAAATGGTACTGAGAATCGCGAGGATTTGGACAGCAGAGCTAGTGGGACAAAGACGAATGGGGGTGATAGCAGTGACAATGAAGCAGAAAGCAGTGTGAATGAGAGTGGCAACAGTATGCAGAAACTGGGAACTAGTTCTTCAGCTGAGAAGAGGGAAGGAGTCAAAAGAAGTGCAGGTGGTGATATTGCTCCAACCACCCGACATTATAGAAGTGTTTCTATGGATAGTTTTATGGGGAAGATGGACTTCGGTGATGAGTCGCCAAAATTGCTGCCATCGCCAGGAACCCGTCCTGGACAACTATCACCAAGTAATTCAATGGATGGGAATTCAGCCACCTTTAGCTTGGAATTTGGCAATGGAGAATTTAGTGGGGCTGAGCTGAAAAAGATTATGGCAAATGAGAAACTTGCTGAGATTGCATTAACTGATCCCAAGCGTGCCAAAAG GATTTTGGCCAATCGTCAATCAGCTGCTCGCTCTAAAGAACGGAAGATGCGTTATATATCAGAATTGGAGCACAAGGTCCAGACATTACAGACAGAAGCTACTACATTGTCTGCCCAGCTAACTTTGTTACAG AGAGATTCTGCTGGACTCACAAGCCAGAACAATGAGTTGAAGTTCCGCCTTCAAGCCATGGAACAACAGGCACAACTTCGAGATG CTCTTAATGAAGCGTTAACTGCGGAGGTCCAGCGACTGAAATTAGCGACTGCAGAGTTGGGTGGGGAATCTCAGGCCTCTAAGTGCCTCGTCCCACAGCTTTCCGTCAACCCCCAAATGTTCCATCTCCACCACCAGCAGCCTACCCAACTCAACATTCACCAGTTGCAGCAACAACAGCAGCAACAACACAatcagcagcagcagcagaatGGCAGCACAACCACAAAGCATGAATCAAACCAATAG
- the LOC117911178 gene encoding serine/threonine-protein kinase pakB isoform X1, translated as MGDTEEANIDMIQRLQSSFGTSSSSIQKQPMSMNQLDIPQLNASSQIRAPMMRHFSPNFSGDSSKRHGFPPSHPHQIPPISPYSQIPVPRPANQQLVSQNFSPGPSHSRSLSQPSFFSLDSLPPLSPSPYRDSSSTSISDAVSADISMEDRDASSHSVLPPSPSPFSRGNSMRVGENLPPRKAHRRSNSDIPFGFSSIMQSSPPLIPLRGSGALERSMSGRDNNMAAAKPVQLVKRESTWERGGDSNAEGMGERKTEGEVVDDLLSAYMNLDNIDALNSSGTEEKNGTENREDLDSRASGTKTNGGDSSDNEAESSVNESGNSMQKLGTSSSAEKREGVKRSAGGDIAPTTRHYRSVSMDSFMGKMDFGDESPKLLPSPGTRPGQLSPSNSMDGNSATFSLEFGNGEFSGAELKKIMANEKLAEIALTDPKRAKRILANRQSAARSKERKMRYISELEHKVQTLQTEATTLSAQLTLLQRDSAGLTSQNNELKFRLQAMEQQAQLRDALNEALTAEVQRLKLATAELGGESQASKCLVPQLSVNPQMFHLHHQQPTQLNIHQLQQQQQQQHNQQQQQNGSTTTKHESNQ; from the exons ATGGGTGATACTGAAGAAGCTAATATAGATATGATTCAGAGACTTCAGTCTTCATTTGGGACTTCGTCTTCTTCGATTCAGAAACAACCCATGTCTATGAATCAACTTGATATACCTCAGTTGAATGCGTCATCTCAAATTCGTGCTCCAATGATGCGGCATTTTTCTCCGAATTTTAGTGGTGATAGTAGCAAGAGGCACGGTTTTCCGCCGTCTCATCCACACCAGATCCCACCCATTTCGCCGTATTCCCAGATCCCGGTGCCCCGGCCGGCGAATCAGCAGCTGGTTTCCCAGAATTTCAGCCCGGGACCGTCTCATTCACGATCTTTATCACAGCCGTCATTCTTCTCGCTGGACTCCTTGCCCCCCTTGAGTCCATCCCCCTATCGGGACTCATCATCGACTTCAATTTCTGATGCGGTTTCTGCTGATATCTCAATGGAGGATCGGGATGCGAGCTCGCACTCTGTGCTCCCTCCATCACCATCACCATTTTCCAGGGGCAATTCTATGAGGGTCGGTGAGAATCTTCCTCCTCGGAAGGCACATAGGCGGTCCAATAGTGATATCCCCTTTGGGTTTTCTTCGATTATGCAATCCTCGCCGCCTCTTATTCCATTAAGGGGTTCAGGTGCTTTGGAGCGGTCCATGTCAGGTAGAGATAATAATATGGCGGCAGCAAAGCCAGTTCAATTGGTTAAAAGAGAATCCACTTGGGAGAGAGGTGGTGATAGCAATGCAGAGGGGATGGGTGAGAGGAAAACAGAAGGTGAAGTTGTTGACGATTTGCTCTCGGCATATATGAATTTGGACAACATTGATGCGTTAAACTCTTCCGGTACTGAGGAGAAAAATGGTACTGAGAATCGCGAGGATTTGGACAGCAGAGCTAGTGGGACAAAGACGAATGGGGGTGATAGCAGTGACAATGAAGCAGAAAGCAGTGTGAATGAGAGTGGCAACAGTATGCAGAAACTGGGAACTAGTTCTTCAGCTGAGAAGAGGGAAGGAGTCAAAAGAAGTGCAGGTGGTGATATTGCTCCAACCACCCGACATTATAGAAGTGTTTCTATGGATAGTTTTATGGGGAAGATGGACTTCGGTGATGAGTCGCCAAAATTGCTGCCATCGCCAGGAACCCGTCCTGGACAACTATCACCAAGTAATTCAATGGATGGGAATTCAGCCACCTTTAGCTTGGAATTTGGCAATGGAGAATTTAGTGGGGCTGAGCTGAAAAAGATTATGGCAAATGAGAAACTTGCTGAGATTGCATTAACTGATCCCAAGCGTGCCAAAAG GATTTTGGCCAATCGTCAATCAGCTGCTCGCTCTAAAGAACGGAAGATGCGTTATATATCAGAATTGGAGCACAAGGTCCAGACATTACAGACAGAAGCTACTACATTGTCTGCCCAGCTAACTTTGTTACAG AGAGATTCTGCTGGACTCACAAGCCAGAACAATGAGTTGAAGTTCCGCCTTCAAGCCATGGAACAACAGGCACAACTTCGAGATG CTCTTAATGAAGCGTTAACTGCGGAGGTCCAGCGACTGAAATTAGCGACTGCAGAGTTGGGTGGGGAATCTCAGGCCTCTAAGTGCCTCGTCCCACAGCTTTCCGTCAACCCCCAAATGTTCCATCTCCACCACCAGCAGCCTACCCAACTCAACATTCACCAGTTGCAGCAACAACAGCAGCAACAACACAatcagcagcagcagcagaatGGCAGCACAACCACAAAGCATGAATCAAACCAATAG
- the LOC117911676 gene encoding protein BASIC PENTACYSTEINE4 isoform X2: MMPQHHLKEQNALAMNKKVVNILAERDNAIRERNIALSEKKAALEERDEALMQRDAAISERDNALLERDNAIAALRYRESVISIQRGTKRMDHPPNHAANGAEGSYNTREVHITDAFPISTIAADSVKSRKRTKENKAVSSKGLKPPRKGKKVNEDLNRQVTSDGLKIKSEWDSQDLGLNLVTFDESTMPVPVCSCTGVPRQCYKWGNGGWQSSCCTTTLSSYPLPQMPNKRHARMGGRKMSGSVFTRLLSRLAAEGHDLSMPLDLKDYWAKHGTNRYIIIK, encoded by the coding sequence ATGATGCCCCAGCATCATTTGAAGGAACAAAATGCCTTGGCAATGAATAAGAAGGTTGTGAACATTCTTGCTGAGAGGGATAATGCTATTCGAGAGCGGAATATAGCCCTATCTGAAAAGAAGGCAGCCTTGGAAGAGCGGGATGAGGCACTAATGCAACGAGATGCTGCAATCTCTGAGCGTGATAATGCCCTTCTGGAACGTGACAATGCTATTGCTGCCCTTCGATATCGAGAAAGTGTCATCTCAATTCAACGTGGAACAAAACGCATGGATCACCCCCCAAATCATGCAGCTAATGGAGCTGAAGGTTCTTACAACACCAGGGAAGTACACATAACTGATGCCTTTCCCATATCAACCATTGCTGCTGATTCTGTCAAGTCGCGCAAGCGAACAAAGGAGAACAAGGCGGTTTCTTCCAAGGGTCTAAAGCCACCAAGGAAGGGAAAGAAAGTGAATGAGGATTTGAACAGGCAGGTCACTTCTGATGGGTTGAAGATAAAGTCTGAGTGGGACAGTCAGGATCTGGGCTTGAATCTAGTCACTTTCGATGAATCCACCATGCCAGTGCCAGTCTGCTCATGTACTGGTGTCCCTCGACAGTGCTACAAATGGGGAAATGGAGGATGGCAATCATCTTGTTGCACAACCACCCTGTCGTCATACCCACTACCACAAATGCCCAACAAGCGCCATGCACGAATGGGTGGCAGGAAGATGAGTGGAAGTGTCTTTACAAGATTGCTCAGCCGACTGGCAGCAGAAGGTCATGATCTCTCAATGCCTCTGGATCTCAAGGACTACTGGGCCAAGCATGGGACAAATCGCTACATCATCATCAAGTAG
- the LOC117910890 gene encoding amidophosphoribosyltransferase, chloroplastic-like: MAASSNFSSISRSGEKPYSLSVNPSKAPVCFSPKTLQKPSFVHRPSSFQPLSQAHKPAVVLSSKNPIAGVVSAGNADPDSGFVLSDHDEKPREECGVVGIFGDPEASRLCYLALHALQHRGQEGAGIVTVNNNVLQSITGVGLVSDVFNQSKLEQLPGDSAIGHVRYSTAGSSMLKNVQPFVAGYRFGSVGVAHNGNLVNYRSLRAKLEDSGSIFNTSSDTEVVLHLIAISKARPFFLRIVDACEQLQGAYSMVFLTEDKLVAVRDPYGFRPLVMGRRSNGAVVFASETCALDLIEATYEREVYPGEVLVVDKDGVQSLCLMPHPEPKKCIFEHIYFSMPNSVVFGKSVYESRRAFGEILATEAPVDCDVVIAVPDSGVVAALGFAAKAGVAFQQGLIRSHYVGRTFIEPSQKIRDFGVKLKLSPVRAVLEGKRVVVVDDSIVRGTTSSKIVRLIKESGAKEVHMRIASPPIIASCYYGVDTPSPEELISNRMSVEEIREFIGCDSLAFLPINSMKKLYDEEAPNYCYACFTGNYPVLPTELKVKRVGDFVDDGLNGSIESIDGGWVQASRNQVAQKVASSS; this comes from the coding sequence ATGGCAGCTTCAAGCAATTTCAGTTCTATCTCACGCTCTGGTGAAAAACCCTATTCTCTGTCTGTCAACCCTTCTAAGGCCCCTGTCTGTTTTAGTCCTAAAACCCTTCAAAAACCCTCCTTTGTTCACAGACCCTCATCCTTTCAGCCCCTTTCTCAAGCCCACAAACCCGCTGTGGTTTTATCCTCGAAAAATCCCATTGCCGGTGTTGTATCTGCAGGTAACGCTGACCCAGATAGCGGTTTTGTTCTGTCCGATCACGACGAGAAGCCCCGGGAAGAATGCGGCGTCGTCGGTATCTTTGGCGACCCCGAAGCCTCCAGGCTCTGTTATCTCGCTCTCCACGCCCTCCAGCATCGCGGCCAGGAAGGCGCCGGGATTGTCACCGTCAACAACAACGTTCTTCAGTCGATTACCGGCGTTGGACTCGTCTCGGATGTGTTCAACCAGTCTAAACTGGAGCAGTTGCCTGGAGACTCTGCTATAGGGCATGTGCGTTACTCGACTGCTGGTTCCTCCATGCTCAAGAACGTCCAGCCCTTTGTTGCCGGGTACCGATTCGGGTCGGTTGGGGTTGCCCACAACGGTAATTTGGTGAATTATCGGTCGCTTCGGGCGAAGCTGGAAGATAGCGGGTCGATTTTTAATACTAGTTCTGATACCGAGGTGGTTCTCCACCTTATTGCGATTTCAAAGGCCAGGCCTTTCTTTTTGAGGATTGTTGATGCTTGTGAGCAGCTTCAGGGGGCATATTCTATGGTGTTTTTGACCGAGGACAAGCTGGTTGCTGTGCGAGACCCCTATGGGTTTAGGCCATTGGTCATGGGGAGGAGGAGTAATGGCGCTGTGGTGTTTGCCTCAGAGACTTGTGCCCTTGACTTGATCGAAGCTACATATGAGAGGGAAGTGTATCCAGGCGAAGTGTTAGTGGTGGACAAAGATGGGGTTCAGTCCCTTTGTTTGATGCCCCACCCTGAACCGAAGAAATGTATATTTGAGCATATCTACTTCTCCATGCCCAACTCGGTTGTTTTTGGTAAGTCGGTTTATGAATCTCGGCGGGCATTCGGGGAAATTCTTGCCACAGAAGCTCCGGTTGATTGCGATGTTGTGATAGCAGTGCCGGATTCAGGGGTGGTGGCTGCATTAGGTTTTGCAGCCAAAGCAGGGGTGGCCTTTCAGCAGGGGCTGATAAGGTCACACTATGTTGGAAGGACTTTCATTGAGCCATCACAAAAGATTAGGGACTTTGGAGTGAAGCTCAAACTCTCTCCGGTCCGAGCCGTATTGGAAGGGAAGAGGGTTGTGGTGGTGGATGACTCAATTGTGAGGGGCACCACTTCTTCGAAAATTGTTAGGTTGATTAAGGAGTCAGGGGCTAAAGAAGTTCATATGAGGATTGCGAGCCCCCCAATTATTGCATCTTGTTATTATGGAGTGGACACACCGAGTCCAGAGGAATTGATATCTAATAGGATGAGTGTGGAGGAGATCAGGGAGTTTATCGGATGTGATTCGCTTGCTTTTCTGCCAATCAACAGCATGAAGAAGTTGTATGATGAGGAAGCTCCAAATTATTGTTATGCTTGTTTCACTGGAAACTACCCAGTGCTACCTACAGAGCTTAAGGTGAAAAGGGTTGGTGATTTTGTGGATGATGGGTTGAATGGTAGTATAGAATCCATTGATGGGGGTTGGGTTCAAGCATCTAGGAATCAGGTGGCTCAGAAGGTGGCTAGCAGTTCCTGA
- the LOC117911178 gene encoding serine/threonine-protein kinase pakB isoform X2, translated as MIQRLQSSFGTSSSSIQKQPMSMNQLDIPQLNASSQIRAPMMRHFSPNFSGDSSKRHGFPPSHPHQIPPISPYSQIPVPRPANQQLVSQNFSPGPSHSRSLSQPSFFSLDSLPPLSPSPYRDSSSTSISDAVSADISMEDRDASSHSVLPPSPSPFSRGNSMRVGENLPPRKAHRRSNSDIPFGFSSIMQSSPPLIPLRGSGALERSMSGRDNNMAAAKPVQLVKRESTWERGGDSNAEGMGERKTEGEVVDDLLSAYMNLDNIDALNSSGTEEKNGTENREDLDSRASGTKTNGGDSSDNEAESSVNESGNSMQKLGTSSSAEKREGVKRSAGGDIAPTTRHYRSVSMDSFMGKMDFGDESPKLLPSPGTRPGQLSPSNSMDGNSATFSLEFGNGEFSGAELKKIMANEKLAEIALTDPKRAKRILANRQSAARSKERKMRYISELEHKVQTLQTEATTLSAQLTLLQRDSAGLTSQNNELKFRLQAMEQQAQLRDALNEALTAEVQRLKLATAELGGESQASKCLVPQLSVNPQMFHLHHQQPTQLNIHQLQQQQQQQHNQQQQQNGSTTTKHESNQ; from the exons ATGATTCAGAGACTTCAGTCTTCATTTGGGACTTCGTCTTCTTCGATTCAGAAACAACCCATGTCTATGAATCAACTTGATATACCTCAGTTGAATGCGTCATCTCAAATTCGTGCTCCAATGATGCGGCATTTTTCTCCGAATTTTAGTGGTGATAGTAGCAAGAGGCACGGTTTTCCGCCGTCTCATCCACACCAGATCCCACCCATTTCGCCGTATTCCCAGATCCCGGTGCCCCGGCCGGCGAATCAGCAGCTGGTTTCCCAGAATTTCAGCCCGGGACCGTCTCATTCACGATCTTTATCACAGCCGTCATTCTTCTCGCTGGACTCCTTGCCCCCCTTGAGTCCATCCCCCTATCGGGACTCATCATCGACTTCAATTTCTGATGCGGTTTCTGCTGATATCTCAATGGAGGATCGGGATGCGAGCTCGCACTCTGTGCTCCCTCCATCACCATCACCATTTTCCAGGGGCAATTCTATGAGGGTCGGTGAGAATCTTCCTCCTCGGAAGGCACATAGGCGGTCCAATAGTGATATCCCCTTTGGGTTTTCTTCGATTATGCAATCCTCGCCGCCTCTTATTCCATTAAGGGGTTCAGGTGCTTTGGAGCGGTCCATGTCAGGTAGAGATAATAATATGGCGGCAGCAAAGCCAGTTCAATTGGTTAAAAGAGAATCCACTTGGGAGAGAGGTGGTGATAGCAATGCAGAGGGGATGGGTGAGAGGAAAACAGAAGGTGAAGTTGTTGACGATTTGCTCTCGGCATATATGAATTTGGACAACATTGATGCGTTAAACTCTTCCGGTACTGAGGAGAAAAATGGTACTGAGAATCGCGAGGATTTGGACAGCAGAGCTAGTGGGACAAAGACGAATGGGGGTGATAGCAGTGACAATGAAGCAGAAAGCAGTGTGAATGAGAGTGGCAACAGTATGCAGAAACTGGGAACTAGTTCTTCAGCTGAGAAGAGGGAAGGAGTCAAAAGAAGTGCAGGTGGTGATATTGCTCCAACCACCCGACATTATAGAAGTGTTTCTATGGATAGTTTTATGGGGAAGATGGACTTCGGTGATGAGTCGCCAAAATTGCTGCCATCGCCAGGAACCCGTCCTGGACAACTATCACCAAGTAATTCAATGGATGGGAATTCAGCCACCTTTAGCTTGGAATTTGGCAATGGAGAATTTAGTGGGGCTGAGCTGAAAAAGATTATGGCAAATGAGAAACTTGCTGAGATTGCATTAACTGATCCCAAGCGTGCCAAAAG GATTTTGGCCAATCGTCAATCAGCTGCTCGCTCTAAAGAACGGAAGATGCGTTATATATCAGAATTGGAGCACAAGGTCCAGACATTACAGACAGAAGCTACTACATTGTCTGCCCAGCTAACTTTGTTACAG AGAGATTCTGCTGGACTCACAAGCCAGAACAATGAGTTGAAGTTCCGCCTTCAAGCCATGGAACAACAGGCACAACTTCGAGATG CTCTTAATGAAGCGTTAACTGCGGAGGTCCAGCGACTGAAATTAGCGACTGCAGAGTTGGGTGGGGAATCTCAGGCCTCTAAGTGCCTCGTCCCACAGCTTTCCGTCAACCCCCAAATGTTCCATCTCCACCACCAGCAGCCTACCCAACTCAACATTCACCAGTTGCAGCAACAACAGCAGCAACAACACAatcagcagcagcagcagaatGGCAGCACAACCACAAAGCATGAATCAAACCAATAG